The following proteins are encoded in a genomic region of Limanda limanda chromosome 22, fLimLim1.1, whole genome shotgun sequence:
- the cth1 gene encoding cysteine three histidine 1, whose product MLETSSDDLFLPTCQDEVLVDNLLASEDLDGDEAGLSLAKALLPLVECASTSPIPWVCSTRYKTELCTSYSTTGSCKYAERCQFAHGLPELHIPFRHPKYKTELCRSFHTTGYCYYGSRCLFVHNSTEQRPVLRRRRNIPCRTFRSFGICPFGTRCNFLHIEGEEAGDTPDVCLKTPSALSPQLQSQTKEWKPRGALCRTFSSFGFCLYGTRCRFQHGLPNKTKTFDQSPGGSLYTNPSVGSSGLPSPAFFSSTPNSSSSLSPPSTSPLTTPPAEAIANNAFTFSSQHLSDLLLPLALHLQQLETSQAQQIWDNRAV is encoded by the exons ATGCTCGAG ACCAGTAGTGATGACCTGTTCCTGCCCACCTGCCAAGATGAGGTGCTGGTGGACAACCTGCTGGCCAGTGAGGACCTGGATGGGGACGAAGCAGGCCTCTCCCTGGCCAAGGCCTTGCTTCCCCTGGTCGAGTGTGCCTCCACCTCCCCCATCCCCTGGGTCTGCTCCACCCGCTACAAGACGGAGCTCTGCACCAGCTACTCTACTACTGGTTCCTGCAAGTACGCCGAGCGCTGCCAGTTTGCCCACGGCCTCCCCGAGCTCCACATTCCCTTCCGCCACCCGAAGTACAAGACTGAATTGTGTCGCAGCTTCCACACAACTGGCTACTGCTACTATGGCAGCCGCTGTCTGTTTGTCCACAACTCCACTGAGCAGCGCCCTGTCCTCCGCCGCCGCAGGAACATCCCCTGCCGCACCTTCCGCTCCTTTGGCATCTGTCCCTTCGGCACTCGCTGTAACTTCCTGCACATTGAGGGAGAAGAGGCTGGAGAT ACTCCTGATGTTTGTCTGAAGACTCCCTCGGCTCTCAGCCCCCAACTCCAATCACAGACCAAGGAGTGGAAGCCTCGAGGAGCTCTGTGCCGTACCTTCAGCTCCTTCGGTTTCTGCTTGTATGGTACACGCTGTCGCTTCCAGCACGGCCTCCCCAACAAGACCAAAACCTTTGACCAGAGTCCAGGAGGATCCCTATACACTAATCCATCTGTTGGCAGTTCAGGTTTACCTTCCCCCGCTTTTTTTAGTTCCACCCCAAACTCTTCAAGCTCCTTGTCTCCTCCATCAACCTCTCCTCTCACCACCCCGCCTGCAGAGGCCATAGCCAACAATGCCTTCACCTTCTCCAGCCAGCACCTGAGTGACCTGCTGCTGCCATTGGCTcttcacctgcagcagctggagaccagccAGGCCCAGCAGATATGGGACAACAGGGCCGTTTAA
- the taf6l gene encoding TAF6-like RNA polymerase II p300/CBP-associated factor-associated factor 65 kDa subunit 6L produces the protein MADREERRFAEIPRESVKFMAESSGVELGDDVAALLAEDVCYRLREATQSSSQFMRHAKRRKLTVEDFNRALHWSNVDVISGYGAQDALPFRSVKEGELFFVEDREINLVELALATNIPKGCAETMVRVNVSYLDGKGNLEPQGTVPTAVQTLSDDLLKYYQQITRAILGEDPHLMKVALLDLQSNSRIAALLPYFVYVISGVKSVSHDLEQLNRLLHMVKSLVQNPYLYLGSYVRSLVSSVMYCILEPLAASINPLNDHWTLRDYAALLLSHIFWTHGDLVSGLYHQILLSLQKVLSDPVRPLCSHYGAVVGLHALGWKAVERVLFPHLPAYWANLQAVLDDYSVSNAQVKADGHKVYGAILVAVERLLKMKALSLSQPAEGGSSGQTGSVVGAMGYRVSSPGLSPPPEPLSEATLGIASHLQAGGAGCPWEEWTPVPLPAMYSELYSFFGDSLAVRFSTGPGFGSYPPCTSFQLSETRKEPPSHVSNPDTTRKMPQLTANLNISPRHDGSPRTDPAPPSLAATGATRSLTRSSSSSTSVQRSRSSSSRPGQRSAGLSRDVFPKARFTSPQASPPAITFLIGGRQMGRRCQGRRPFQTTFAPTPALAAIPPRAYAHKLPVIGRVGKPVRRWACSHYSLHLPL, from the exons ATGGCGGACCGGGAGGAGCGCCGCTTCGCAGAGATTCCCCGAGAGTCTGTCAAGTTCATGGCAGAGAGTTCAGGCGTGGAGCTCGGCGACGATGTGGCTGCTCTGCTGGCTGAGGATGTGTGCTACCGGCTCAGGGAGGCGACACAG agcagctcacaGTTCATGAGACACGccaagaggaggaagctgacgGTGGAAGATTTTAACAGAGCTCTGCATTGGAGCAATGTGGAT GTCATCAGTGGCTATGGGGCTCAGGATGCGCTTCCTTTCCGCTCAGTGAAAGAAGGAGAGCTGTTCTTCGTCGAGGATCGGGAAATCAACCTGGTGGAGTTGGCTCTGGCCACTAACATTCCCAAAGGCTGTGCTGAGACCATGGTACGAG TGAATGTGTCTTACCTGGATGGGAAAGGCAACCTGGAGCCTCAAGGGACCG TTCCCACTGCAGTGCAGACTCTGTCAGACGACTTGTTGAAGTACTACCAGCAGATCACTCGGgccatcctgggagaggaccCCCACCTTATGAAG GTGGCTCTGCTGGACCTCCAGTCCAACTCCAGGATCGCTGCCTTACTACCATACTTTGTCTATGTCATCAGCGGG GTGAAGTCAGTCAGCCATGACCTGGAGCAGCTCAACAGACTCCTCCACATGGTGAAGAGCCTGGTGCAGAACCCCTACCTGTACCTGGGCTCGTATGTCCGTAGTCTGGTCTCCAGTGTCATGTATTGCATCCTGGAGCCACTAGCAGCTTCCATCAACCCGCTCAACGACCACTGGACCCTCAGGGACTATGCTGCGCTGCTCCTCAGCCACATCTTCTG GACCCATGGTGACCTGGTGAGTGGACTCTACCACCAGATTCTGCTGTCGCTACAGAAGGTCCTGTCTGATCCAGTGAGACCGCTCTGCTCCCACTATGGAGCCGTCGTGGGGCTTCATGCTCTTGGATGGAAA GCAGTTGAGAGAGTTCTCTTTCCACACCTTCCTGCCTACTGGGCCAACCTCCAGGCCGTGCTAGACGATTATTCTGTTTCCAACGCTCAGGTCAAAGCAGATGGACACAAGGTCTATGGAGCCATTCTG GTGGCAGTGGAGCGCCTGCTGAAGATGAAGGCTCTGTCCCTGTCTCAGCCTGCAGAGGGCGGCTCCAGTGGTCAGACAGGCTCTGTGGTGGGTGCTATGGGTTACAGGGTAAGCTCCCCTGGACTCAGCCCCCCTCCAGAGCCTCTGTCAGAGGCCACCCTTGGGATCGCCAGCCACCTCCAGGCTGGAGGGGCGGGCTGTCCCTGGGAGGAGTGGACCCCGGTCCCTCTCCCTGCCATGTACTCTGAACTCTACTCCTTTTTTGGGGACAGCCTGGCTGTTAGGTTTAGCACTGGGCCAGGGTTCGGCAGCTACCCTCCCTGCACCTCGTTCCAGCTCAGCGAAACCAGGAAGGAACCTCCCAGCCACGTTTCCAACCCTGACACCACCCGCAAGATGCCACAGCTGACTGCTAACCTCAACATCAGCCCTAGACATGATGGGAGCCCTCGCACCGACCCCGCCCCACCTAGCCTGGCTGCTACAGGAGCAACAAG GTCCCTgactcgctcctcctcctcctccacgtctgTCCAGCGCTCCAGATCTTCCTCATCACGTCCAGGTCAGCGTTCGGCAGGACTGTCTCGTGACGTTTTCCCCAAAGCTCGTTTCACATCTCCTCAGGCCAGCCCTCCGGCAATCACCTTTCTAATTGGTGGTCGGCAAATGGGCCGACGTTGTCAAGGCCGGCGCCCCTTCCAGACCACTTTTGCCCCGACTCCAGCTCTCGCTGCCATCCCACCACGTGCCTACGCCCACAAACTGCCTGTCATCGGCAGGGTGGGCAAACCTGTACGCCGCTGGGCATGTTCCCATTACTCTCTTCACTTGCCTCTGTAG